A window of Variovorax paradoxus genomic DNA:
AAGATCAAGACCGGCTTCTCGAAGGACAAGGACACCGTGGCCCTTGGCGAGAAGATCTACCGCGGCGGCATCGGCGAGCGCTCCATCCCCGCCTGCGCCGGCTGCCACAGCCCCAACGGCGCCGGCCTGCCCGCCCAGTACCCGCGCCTGGGCGGCCAGAACGCCGACTACACCGTGGCCCAGCTCAAGGCCTTCCGTGGCGACGGCACGCCCGTGCGCACCAACAGCGGCCCCATGACCGGCGTCGCCGCCAAGCTCAACGACCGCGAAATCGCCGCCGTGGCGGACTACATCGCCGGCCTGCGCTGATGACGATGCGCTCCAGAGCGTGAACTAACCGCCGACAACAACCCCAAACAAAGGGCGGGCCGATCCACCAGGATGGCCCGCCCTTTTGCTTTTCTCCCGTCTTCCCCTACCTTTCGCCTCGATGTCCGTTTCCACCCATGGCCTTCGCGTCCATCGCGGCCCGCAAATGCTTCGCGCGGCGGTGGAGCTGCTGTCGTCGATGCGCTTCGCGATCGCGCTGCTCACCGTCATCTGCATCGCGTCGATCATCGGCACCGTGCTGAAGCAGCACGAGCCGATCAACAACTACATCAACCAGTTCGGACCCTTCTGGGCGGAGCTGTTCCGCGCGGCGCGGCTCGACTCGGTCTACAGCGCCTGGTGGTTCATGCTGATCCTGCTGTTCCTGGTGATCAGCACCTCGCTGTGCGTCGCGCGCAACACGCCGCGCATCCTGGTCGACCTCAAGACCTTCAAGGAAGACATCCGCGCGCAGAGCCTGAAGGCCTTCGGCCAGCGCGCCGAGAACCGCCTGGGCGAAACGCCGGAGGCCGCGGCCAACCGCATCGGGCAACTGCTGGTGAGCGGCGGCTGGAAGGTCAAGCTGCAGCAGCGCGAGGCCACCAATGGCAGCCGCCCGACCGGCGCCGGCTGGATGGTCGCGGCGCGCGCCGGCGGCGCCCACAAGCTGGGCTACATCGCGGCCCACAGCGCGATCGTGCTGGTGTGCATCGGCGGCCTGCTCGACGGCGACCTCATCGTGCGCGCGCAGACCTGGTTCAACGGCAAGAGCGTGTTCACCGGCGGCGGCATGATCGCCGACGTGGCGCCCGAGCACCGCCTGTCCGCCAGCAATCCGACCTTCCGCGGCAACATCCTCGTGCCCGAGGGCGGGCAGGGCAGCGTGGCCATCCTGAACCAGGCCGACGGCGTGCTGCTGCAGGAGCTGCCGTTTTCCATCGAGCTGAAGAAGTTCATCGTCGATTACTACTCGACCGGCATGCCCAAGCTGTTCGCGAGCGAGGTCGTGCTGCACGACCGCGAGACCGGCGAGCAGGTGCCCGCGCGCATCGAGGTGAACCACCCGGCCAGCTACAAGGGCGTGGAGATCTACCAGTCGAGCTTCGACGACGGCGGCTCCAAGGTGAAGCTCAAGGCGGTGCCGATGGCTGCCGCGGCCAAGCCCTTCGAGGTCGAAGGCATCATCGGCGGCCCAAGCACCGAGATCACCAACGGCAAGGAAAAGCTCACGCTCGAATACGCCGCGCTGCGCGTGATCAACGTCGAGAACTTCGCCGACGCCGGAGCCATGAGCAGCGGCGCCGACGTGCGCAAGGTCGACCTGCGCCACGACATCGAATCGCGCCTGGGCGCGGCCAACAAGGTCAACAAGCCGAAGGTGCTGCGCAACATCGGCCCGAGCATCGGCTACAAGCTGCGCGACGCCTCCGGCCAGGCGCGCGAGTACCAGAACTACATGGTGCCGGTCGACACCGGCGACGGCCAGCCGGTGTTCCTGCTCGGCATGCGCGAAAAGCCGGAGGATCCGTTCCGCTACCTGCGCGTGCCGGCCGACGAGCAGGGCTCGATGGACGGCTTCGTGCGCATGCGCGCAGCGCTCGCCGACCCCGACACTCGCGCGCGCGCCATCGAGCGCTACATCGCCAAGGCCACCGACCCGAAGCGCCCCGAAATGGCCGAGCAGCTGCGCGTGTCGGCCACCCGCGCGCTGGCGCTGTTCTCGGGCAGCGAGCGCGCCAGGGCGGACGCCACCACGGTGGGCGGCTGGCAGGCGATTGCGGAGTTCATGGAAATCAACGTGCCCGAGGCAGAGCGCGAGCGCGCCGGCGGCGTGCTGGTGCGCATCCTCAACGACGTGCTGTTCGAAGTGCTCAACCTGAGCCGCGAAGGCGCCGGCCTGGCCGCGCTGCCGAACGACGAAAAATCGCAGGCCTACCTGACGCAGGCCGTGCTGGCCATCAGCGACGCGCACTTCTATCCCGCACCGGTCGCGATGATGATGACCGACTTCACCCAGGTGCAGGCCAGCGTGTTCCAGGTGGCGCGAGCCCCCGGCAAGAGCGTTGTCTACCTGGGCTGCCTGTTGCTGATCATCGGGATTTTTGCCATGCTGTACGTGCGCGAGCGGCGCCTGTGGGTGTGGCTCACCCCCGACGGCAATGCATCGGAGACGGCCGCCACGATGGCGTTCTCGGTCAATCGCAAGACCATCGACAGCGACCGCGAATTCGAGCACCTCAAGCACAAGCTGCTCGCCCTGAACAAGACGGAACCCGAGACATCATGAACACCACGACCCTCACGCTCAATGAAAGCTGGCTCTCGCGCCGCAACCTGTTCGATTGGGTGTTCGCGGCGCTGGTGCTGGCGGGCGGCCTGTTCGCGTTCACGCGCTATGCCGGGTCGATGGACTACTACGAGAAGCCGATCCTCGCCGCCGCGGTGATCTCGATGATCGCCATCGGCTGGTTCTGGCGCCCGCTGCGCGTGCTGGCCATCGTGGTGGCCGCCGCGTCGCTGCTGGCCATCAGCTCCTACCAGGGCGACCTCGCGCGCGCCGACACGGTGTTCTGGCTCAAGTACTTCCTGTCGAGCCAGTCGGCCATCCTGTGGATGAGCGTGCTGTTCTTCATGAGCACGCTGTTCTACTGGCTCGGCTTCTTCGGCGGCAAGCAGTCGGACACCTTCGACATGATCGGCTCGCGCCTGGCCTGGGCCGCGGTGACGATGGCGCTGATCGGCACCATGGTGCGCTGGTACGAAAGCCACCAGCTCGGCCCGGACATCGGCCACATTCCGGTCAGCAACCTGTACGAAGTGTTCGTGCTCTTCTGCTGGCTCACCGCCGCGTTCTATCTGTACTTCGAGGAGCGCTACAACACGCGCGCGCTCGGCGCCTTTGTGATGCTGGTGGTCAGCGCGGCGGTCGGCTTCCTGCTCTGGTACACCATCGTGCGCGAGGCGCACGAGATCCAGCCGCTGGTGCCCGCGCTGCAGAGCTGGTGGATGAAACTGCATGTGCCGGCCAACTTCATCGGCTACGGCACCTTCGCGCTGGCGGCCATGGTTGCCTTCGCGTACCTCATCAAGGAACAGGCCGACGAGAAGCGCTGGTACAAGCTCACGCCGATCTGGCTGCTGGGCGTGGCGCTGTGCTTCGTGCCGGTGGCCTTCCGCCAGCGAGTGCAGGAAGCCGGCGGCAGCTACTGGGTGGTCTATGCGGGCATCTCGGCGCTGATTGCGGCGGGCATCCTGCTGGGGCGCAAGCGCATCGCGGCCCGGCTGCCGGCCAACGAGGTGCTCGACGACGTGATGTACAAGTCGATCACCGTCGGCTTCGCCTTCTTCACCATCGCCACCGTGCTCGGCGCCCTGTGGGCCGCAGACGCCTGGGGCGGCTACTGGAGCTGGGATCCGAAGGAGACCTGGGCGCTGATCGTCTGGCTCAACTACGCGGCATGGCTGCACATGCGGCTCGTGAAGGGGCTGCGCGGCACCGTGGCGGCGTGGTGGGCACTGGGCGGCCTGGCGGTCACGACCTTCGCCTTCCTGGGCGTGAACATGTTCCTGAGCGGGCTGCACAGCTACGGCACGCTGTAGGAGCAGGCTGCGGGTCTTTCGCGAAGAATTGAAACCGCGCGCCGCGCTGGCGCGTAACCAAATCGGGGTCGGTCACGAACTACCCTGAGCACAACGATTCCAGCGAAAGGCTTGCCATGTCGTTTCATTCCCGTCCGCTCCGTCGCCACAGCAGCAGCGACGACAACGGCTTCATTCATCCGGTGCCGAGCGAGATCACGTCGCGTGCCGCGTACGAGAGCCGGCGCGAGATGCTAAAACTCATGGCCGGCGGCGTGGCGGGTGCGGCGCTGGCGGGCTTCGCGGCACGCGACGCCTGGGCCCAGACGGCGCGGCCCAACAAGCTCGCTGCGCTGCCGGGTGCCAAGTCGGCCGTGCCGAGCGCCATGTCGATGGACAAGCTCACCGACTACAAGGACGCCTCCACCTACAACAACTTCTACGAGTTCGGCACCGACAAGGCCGACCCGGCCAAGAACGCCGGCACGCTGAAGACGCGGCCGTGGACGGTGGAGGTCGAGGGCCTGGTCAAGAAACCGGGCAAGTTCGGCATCGAAGACCTGCTCAAGCTCAGCGCGCAGGAAGAGCGCATCTATCGCCTGCGCTGCGTCGAAGGTTGGTCGATGGTCATCCCGTGGGTCGGCTATTCGCTGGCCGAACTGATCAAGAAGGTCGAGCCGCAGGGCAACGCCAAGTTCGTCGAGTTCGTGACGCTGGCCGATCCCAAGACCATGCCCTTCGTCGGCTCCCATGTGCTCGACTGGCCCTATACCGAAGGCCTGCGCATGGACGAGGCGATGCACCCGCTCACGCTGCTCGCCTTCGGCATGTACGGCGAAGTGCTGCCCAACCAGAACGGCGCGCCGGTGCGGCTGGTGGTGCCGTGGAAGTACGGCTTCAAGTCGGCCAAGTCGATCGTCAAGATCCGCTTCGTCGAAAAGGAGCCGAGCACGGCCTGGAACAAGGCGGCCGCCAATGAATACGGCTTCTATTCGAACGTGAATCCGAACGTCGACCATCCGCGCTGGAGCCAGGCCACCGAGCGCCGCATCGGCGACGGCGGCGGCTTGTTCGCCAAGCGCCGCAAGACCGAGATGTTCAACGGCTACGAAGCCCAGGTCGGGCAGCTCTACGCTGGCATGGACCTCAAGAAAAACTATTGAGCCTGCTGCGCCATCCGGCCGTTGCCCCATGAACAAGCTGCTCATGCATCCGGCGACCAAGCCGGTCATCTTCCTGTTGTGTCTTTTGCCGTTCGCGCGGCTGGCCTACGGCGCCTTCACGGACGGGCTCGGCGCCAATCCGGCCGAGTTCCTGATCCGCGCCACGGGCGACTGGACGCTGCGCTTCATCTGCATCGTGCTGGCGGTGACGCCGCTGCGCGTGATGAGCAAGTGGAACGCGCTCGCGCGCTATCGCCGCATGCTGGGCCTGTTCGCGTATTTCTACGTGGTGCTGCACCTGCTGTGCTACAGCTGGTTCGACATGGGCTTCGAGTGGGGCGACATCGCCAAGGACATCGCGAAGCGGCCGTTCATCCTTGTGGGATTCACCGCTTTCGTGCTGCTGACGCCGCTCGCGGCCACCTCGTTCAACCGCGCGATCAAGGCGATGGGCGCGAAGCGCTGGCAGATGCTGCACAAGCTGGTGTACGTGATCGCGGGGCTCGGGCTGCTGCACTTCTTCTGGATGCGCGCGGGCAAGAACAACTTCGCCGAAGTGTTCGTCTACGTGGCGATCATCGGCGTGCTGCTGGCTTGGCGCGTTTGGGATTTCGCGAGCAAGCGCAAGGCAAAGGCAACCGCGGCCGCAACGGCGCGCGGCGGCAACAAGCCGCTGCGCACCGGCTGACCGCCGGGCGAGGACAGGTCAGCCGTCGATCTCGGCGCGCAGCTGGTCTTCCATCGTCTCGCGGCGGCGGATCAGCTTGGCGGCCGCGCCGCTCACCAGCACTTCGGCGGCACGACCGCGCGTGTTGTAGTTGCTGGCCATGCTCATGCAATACGCGCCGGCCGACAGCACGGCGAGCAGGTCGCCGGCCACCACGTTGAGCGTGCGGTCGCGGCCGATCCAGTCGCCGCTTTCGCAGACCGGGCCGACTACGTCGTAGACCGGTGCGTCGCCGGCGCGGGTGCGCACCGGCACGATGCGCTGGAAAGCCTGGTACATCGCGGGCCGCGGCAGGTCGTTCATGGCCGCGTCGATGATGCAGAAGTTCTTGTCTTCGCCGGGCTTGGTGTAGAGCACCTCGGTCACGCACACGCCCGCGTTGCCGACCAGCGAACGGCCGGGCTCGATGACCAGCTTGCGCTGGCCGAAGCCGCGGGCGTCGAGCTTGGCGAGCAGCTGCTGCCAGAGCGCATCGGCCTTGGGCGGCACTTCGCCGTTGTAGTCGATGCCCAGGCCGCCGCCGAAGTCCAGGTGATGGATCGGCACGCCGGCCGCCTCGATGGCCTCGACGAGGTCGAGCACGCGGTCGCAGGCATCGAGATAAGGCGAGGCTTCGGTGATCTGCGAGCCGATGTGGCAGTCGATGCCGACGACCTCGAGGCCCGGCAGTCTTGCGGCGTGGCGGTAAGCCTCGACAGCGCGGTCGTGCGCGATGCCGAACTTGTTGCCCTTGAGGCCGGTGGAAATGTAGGGATGCGTCTTCGGGTCGACGTTCGGATTGATGCGGATGCTGATCGGCGCACGCTTGCCTTCGGCGGCGGCGACTTCGCTCAGCACGTCGAGTTCGGCTTCGCTCTCGACGTTGAAGCAGGCGATGCCGGCGGCGAGGGCCTGGCGCATCTCGGCGCGGGTCTTGCCGACGCCCGAAAAAATGATCTTCTTCGGATCGGCGCCGACGGCCAGTACGCGCGACAGCTCACCGCCCGAGACGATGTCGAAGCCGCAGCCCGCCTCGGCGAACACGCGCAGCACGCCGAGCGACGAATTGGCCTTCATGGCGTAGCAGATGAGGGCATCGCGACCTTCGAAGCCGCGCTGGTAGGCGGCCAGGGCGTCGAGCATCCACTGCTTCGAGTAGACGAAAAGGGGGGTGCCATGTTCGCGAGCCAGCGCGTCGAGCGCGACGCCTTCGACGTGCAGCGCGCCATCGCGTTGTGCGACGTGGGGTTGGCCGGGCAGGGGAGAGGACGAAGAAACGCTGCCGGTCATTTGCGGGTTCCGGTGCTGTCGTTGGTGCTGTTGGTGGTGGCACTGCTGGCCGGGGCGGCCGGCGCGGGCGTGGTGTTCGTGCTCGACGTGGAATCCGATCCGCCCGGGGTCAGCAGCTGCGGCAACGTCGCCCGCTGGGCCGCGGCGGGATCGGTCGGGAGGTACAGGGCTCCCTTCTGGCCGCAAGCGGCCAGACCGGTGGTGGCTGCGGCGAGGCAGACCATGAGCGCAGCGCGGACGCGGGTGCTCACTAGAATTTGGCGAACGTTCAACATAGCGAAATTGTAATGACCGACATTGAGTACATGGACCGCGCCGAAGCCGCGCTCGCCGCCATCGAGGAGGGCTGCGACCGCATCAACGACGCGACCGATGCCGACATCGACAACCAGAGGGTTGGCGGGATGATCACGATTTCATTCCAGAACGGCAGCCAGTTGATCGTGAATCTGCAGAAGCCCCTGCACGAAATCTGGTTGGCCGCGCGTTCGGGCGGCTATCACTACCGACACGACGGCAAGGCCTGGGTGGATACCAAGACCGGCGAAGAGTTCTTCGGCAACCTTTCGCGCGAAGCCACCCTGCAGGCCGGGCAGCCGCTGGAATTCGCGGCCGCCTGATCCACTGCGTCAGTTCCTGAAGAGATCGAGGATGCGGCTGCGCTCCTCGGGCGGGGCCGGCGGGCTGACCGGTGCGCCGGTCAGCGCTTCCACCGGCGCCACGGGCGCGGCCTCCACGCCCAGGGTCGCCACGCCGCGGCCCGGCGCGTAGTCGTCGTAGTACCACTCGCCGCCCACGTTCACGATGCCCGCTGGCGGTGCCGTCGCGATATCGGTCACCGGCACGCCCTTGATGGCGGTTTCCATGTAGTTGATCCAGATCGGCAGGCTCAGGCCGCCGCCGGTCTCGCGGTCGCCCAGGTTGCGCGGCGTGTCGTAGCCGATCCACGAGATGGCGGTCATGGTGGGCTGGAAGCCCGCGAACCAGGCGTCGAGCGAATCGTTGGTGGTGCCGGTCTTGCCGTAGAGGTCGGGACGCTTGAGCATCGCCTGTGCCTTGGCGGCGGTGCCGGCGCGCGCCACCGACTGCAGCAGCGTGTCCATGATGAAGGCGTTGCGCTGGGGAATGGCGCGCAGCGACTCGTTGAGCAGCGGCGGCTGCTTGTCGACCAGCACCTTGTCCTTGTGGTCGGTGATGCGGGTCACGAGGTAAGGATTGACGCGGTAGCCGCCGTTGGCGAACACCGAATAGCCCACCGCCATCTGCATCGGCGTGACCGAGCCCGCGCCGAGGGCCATGGGCAGGTAGGCGGGGTGCTTGTCCTTGTCGAAGCCGAAGTTGGTGATCCACTCCTGGGCATAGCGCGTGCCGATGGACTGCAGGATGCGGATCGACACCAGGTTCTTCGACTTCATGAGCGCGGTGCGCATCGACATCGGGCCGTCGTAGCCGCCGCCGTAGTTCTTCGGCTCCCAGGGCTGGCCGCCAGTGGTGCCCGCGTCGAAGAAGAGCGGGCCGTCGTTGATGACGGTGGCGGGGGTGAAGCCCTTCTCGAGCGCCGCTGAATAGATGAACGGCTTGAAGCTCGAACCCGGCTGGCGCCAGGCCTGCGTCACGTGGTTGAACTTGTTCTTGCCGAAATCGAAGCCGCCGACCAGCGCCTTGATGGCGCCGTCGCGCGGGTCCATGGCAATGAAGGCGCCTTCCACTTCGGGCAGCTGGGTGATTTCCCAGGTGTTCTTGGGCGTCTTCACCACGCGGATCACCGCGCCGCGGCGGATCTTGATGTTGGGCGGCGCCTTGTCCGAAAGGCCGGACTGCGCGGGCTTGAGGCCCTCGCCGGTGATCTGCACCGGATCGCCGTTGGCGCGCACCGCGTCGATCTGCTTGGGCGTGGCCTTGAGCACCACGGCGGCCATCACGTCGCCGTTGTCGGGGTGGTCGCTGAGCGCGTCATCCACCGCTTCGTCGATGTCCTTGGCGTCGTTGGGCAGGTCGACGAACTTCTCGGGGCCGCGGTAGATCTGGCGGCGCTCGTAATCCATGATGCCCTTGCGCAGCGCCTTGTAGGCCGCGGCCTGGTCGGCCGCGACCAGCGAGGTGTAGACCTTGAGGCCGCGCGTGTAGGTGCTGTCGCCGTATTGCGCATACATCAGCTGGCGCACCGTTTCGGCTACGTACTCGGCATGCAGGCGGTTCGGATCGGCGGCATCGCGCAGATGCAGTTCTTCCTTCTTGGCTTCGGCAGCCTGTTCGGCGGTGATGAAGCCGGCTTCCTGCATGCGGTCGATCACGTAGAACTGCCGGCCGCGCGCGCGCTGCGGGTTGTTGACCGGATTGTTCGCGCCCGGGGCCTTCGGCAGGCCGGCCAGCATGGCGGCCTGGGCGATCGTGAGTTCCTGCAGCGGCTTGCCGAAATACGCTTCCGACGCGGCTGCGAAACCGTAGGCGCGGTTGCCGAGGTAGATCTGGTTCAGATAGATCTCGAAGATCTGGTCCTTGGTCAGCAGGTGCTCCAGCTTGAAGGTCAGGAGCACTTCGTAGACCTTGCGGGTCAGCGTTTTCTCGGAGCTCAGGTAGACGTTGCGCGCCACCTGCATGGTGATGGTCGAGGCGCCCTGGCTCTTCACCCGGTTCAGGTTGGCCAGGCCGGCGCGGACCATGCCCTTGTAGTCGACGCCGCCGTGGTCGTAGAAGCGCGAGTCTTCGGCGGCCAGCACGGCGTCTTTCACGACCTTGGGAATGGCCGAGATGGGCGTCAGGTTGCGGCGTTCCTCGCCGAATTCCCCGATCAGCGTGCCTTCGGCGGAGAAAACCCGAAGCGGCAGCTTGGGGCGATAGTCCGACAGTTCGCTGATGTCCGGCAGGTTGGGATAGGCGACCGCCAGAGCCACCGCCACTACGCATAGGACCGACAGCACGCCGGCCGCGGCAATGCCGAACCCCCAGAAAAAGAGGCGCAGCAGCCATCTCAGCCAGGCTGGGCGTTTGGGGGGAGGGGTCTTGGCTGGCCCTTTGGGGCTTGAAGTTTTTTCTTGCATGGAGGGCCGAGGAGTCACCCTGCATTATAAAAAGCCGCTCCCTTCGAACCATCCGATCTTTGTTACCCTCGCCACGCGCTAATTCAAAAGTTACAGAATGCGGCTTTGCCGTCAGCTTTTGACAACGCTCGGGAACTTTGCCCCCTGGCGTCGCTTGGTTGCCGCTACGCCTGCTGCTAGCATGCAACCGAACGCAAATTTTTCCATTGGTTACAAATACAGGGGAAAAGGGACCTCACTTGGCTTCTCTTGGATCATTGTTTCGTCGTCAGAACGCTCCCCTGCTGGGGTTGGACGTCAGTTCGTCCAGCGTCAAGCTGGTCGAGCTCGGCCGTGAGGCCAGCGGCAAGCTGGTTCTGGAACGCTGTGCCATCGAGCCCCTCGAGCGTGGCTGGATCACTGACGGCAACGTCGAGAAATTCGACGAAGTCGCCGAGGCCGTGCGCCGCGTCATCCGCAAGAGCGGCACGCGCACGCGCAACGTCGCACTCGCCTTGCCCCCTTCGGCCGTAATCACCAAGAAGATCATTCTTCCGGGCGGCATGAGCGAGCAGGAGCTCGAGATTCAGGTCGAATCGGAAGCCAACCAGTACATCCCGTTTTCGCTGGATGAAGTGAGCCTCGACTTCTGCGTGACCGGCCCGAGCATGACGTCGGCCGGCGACGTGGAAGTGCTGATCGCCGCCTCCCGCAAGGAGAAGGTCCAGGATCGCGAAGGCTTGGCCGAGGCGGCCGGGCTGAAGGCGATGATTCTGGACGTCGAGTCCTATGCCTCGCGTCTCGCTACGGCACGGCTGATCGAGCAATTGCCCGGCAAGGGCGTCGATGCCGTCGTCGCGCTTTTCGAAGTGGGCGCTTTCACCACCAGCATGCAGGTGCTGCGCAACCAGGAAGTGCTGTACGACCGCGACCAGGCATTCGGCGGCGCGCAGTTGACCCAGCTCATCGTTCGGCAGTACGGCTTTTCCGCGGAAGAAGCCGAAGCCAAGAAGCGCAGCGGCGACCTGCCCGATGACTACGGCTCCGGGGTGCTCAAGCCTTTCGTGGAAAGCATCGCGCAGGAAATCGCGCGCGCGCTGCAGTTCTTCTTCACGAGCACGCCGCACAACCGCGTGGACTATGTGCTGTTGGCCGGCGGCTCTTCGTCGCTGCCGGGGTTGACCAACGCGGTGACGCGCCAGACCTCGTTCGCCTGTTCCCTTGTGAATCCCTTCGACGGCATGGACTTCGGCCCGAACATCCGTGAAAAGAAGGTGCGGCGCGAAGCGCCTTCGTACCTGACCTCGTGCGGGCTCGCCATGCGGAGATTTCTGCAGTGATTCTGATCAATCTGCTTCCGCACCGCGAAGCCGCTCGAAAGCGGCGGCGCGAGGCGTTCTATGGAACCTTGGGTGCGGCAGCTCTCCTGGGCGTGCTGATCTCCGGCTTGGGGTACCTCTGGTACGAAGCCCAGATTTCGGCGCAGCAATCGAAAAACAGCTTTCTCCAAGCCGAGATCAAGAAGCTGGAAGTCGAGATCAAGGAGATCTCGACCTTGCAGGAAGAAATCGCAGCCCTGCGCGCACGCCAGCAGGCGGTCGAAGACCTGCAGGGCGACCGGAATCTCCCGGTGCACCTCTTCAATGAACTGGTGCGGCAGTTGCCCGACGGGGTCTACCTCACCAGCATGAAGCAAGACAACCAGATCGTCACGCTGCAAGGCATGGCGCAGTCGAACGAGCGGGTGTCCGAATTGCTGCGTAACCTGGGTAACAACAGCCCTTGGTTGGTGAAGCCTGAACTCGTCGAAATCACTTCCGCGAATGTCAGCTTGAGCCAGCGCGACCAACGGCGTGTTGCCAATTTCACGATTCGCATCGGCCTGAAGCGCCCCACCGACGCCCAGAAGGCGGCCGCCGACAAGGCATTGGCGACCGCCACGGCGCAATCCAAGGGGTAACCGATCATGGCAAGCAAACGATCCTTACCCAAAGTGGATGTCGGCGTTGCACTGCAGCGCTTCAGCGAGCAATTTCGCGGACTCAATCCGAACGATCCCTCGGTGTGGCCGGCCGTGCCGCGGTATGCGCTCTGTCTGGCGGTGACCGCCTTCGTGCTGGTTGCCCTGTGGTTCGTCTGGCTGACCAATTCGAATGACGAACTCGAGGCCGAGCGCGGCAAGGAAGTCACGCTCAAGGCCGACTACCAGAAGAAAGTCGCGCAGGCGGCCAACCTCGACCTGCTGAAGAAGCAGCGCGAACAGGTGCAGCAGTACGTGACCCTGCTCGAGAAGCAGCTGCCCAGCAAGGCGGAAATGGACGCGCTGCTGTCAGACATCAATCAGGCCGGACTTGGCCGCAGCCTGCAGTTCGAACTGTTCCGGCCCGGCCAGGTGGTGGTCAAGGACTACTACGCCGAATTGCCGATCGCGGTCCGTGTCACCGGCAAGTACCACGACATGGGCGCCTTTGTCGCCGATGTCGCTGGCCTCTCGCGCATCGTCACGCTGAACGGCGTGACGATCACCCCCCAGAAGGACAAGGACACGCTGACGATGGACGCCAC
This region includes:
- a CDS encoding penicillin-binding protein 1A, with amino-acid sequence MQEKTSSPKGPAKTPPPKRPAWLRWLLRLFFWGFGIAAAGVLSVLCVVAVALAVAYPNLPDISELSDYRPKLPLRVFSAEGTLIGEFGEERRNLTPISAIPKVVKDAVLAAEDSRFYDHGGVDYKGMVRAGLANLNRVKSQGASTITMQVARNVYLSSEKTLTRKVYEVLLTFKLEHLLTKDQIFEIYLNQIYLGNRAYGFAAASEAYFGKPLQELTIAQAAMLAGLPKAPGANNPVNNPQRARGRQFYVIDRMQEAGFITAEQAAEAKKEELHLRDAADPNRLHAEYVAETVRQLMYAQYGDSTYTRGLKVYTSLVAADQAAAYKALRKGIMDYERRQIYRGPEKFVDLPNDAKDIDEAVDDALSDHPDNGDVMAAVVLKATPKQIDAVRANGDPVQITGEGLKPAQSGLSDKAPPNIKIRRGAVIRVVKTPKNTWEITQLPEVEGAFIAMDPRDGAIKALVGGFDFGKNKFNHVTQAWRQPGSSFKPFIYSAALEKGFTPATVINDGPLFFDAGTTGGQPWEPKNYGGGYDGPMSMRTALMKSKNLVSIRILQSIGTRYAQEWITNFGFDKDKHPAYLPMALGAGSVTPMQMAVGYSVFANGGYRVNPYLVTRITDHKDKVLVDKQPPLLNESLRAIPQRNAFIMDTLLQSVARAGTAAKAQAMLKRPDLYGKTGTTNDSLDAWFAGFQPTMTAISWIGYDTPRNLGDRETGGGLSLPIWINYMETAIKGVPVTDIATAPPAGIVNVGGEWYYDDYAPGRGVATLGVEAAPVAPVEALTGAPVSPPAPPEERSRILDLFRN
- a CDS encoding pilus assembly protein PilM; this translates as MASLGSLFRRQNAPLLGLDVSSSSVKLVELGREASGKLVLERCAIEPLERGWITDGNVEKFDEVAEAVRRVIRKSGTRTRNVALALPPSAVITKKIILPGGMSEQELEIQVESEANQYIPFSLDEVSLDFCVTGPSMTSAGDVEVLIAASRKEKVQDREGLAEAAGLKAMILDVESYASRLATARLIEQLPGKGVDAVVALFEVGAFTTSMQVLRNQEVLYDRDQAFGGAQLTQLIVRQYGFSAEEAEAKKRSGDLPDDYGSGVLKPFVESIAQEIARALQFFFTSTPHNRVDYVLLAGGSSSLPGLTNAVTRQTSFACSLVNPFDGMDFGPNIREKKVRREAPSYLTSCGLAMRRFLQ
- a CDS encoding PilN domain-containing protein, with amino-acid sequence MILINLLPHREAARKRRREAFYGTLGAAALLGVLISGLGYLWYEAQISAQQSKNSFLQAEIKKLEVEIKEISTLQEEIAALRARQQAVEDLQGDRNLPVHLFNELVRQLPDGVYLTSMKQDNQIVTLQGMAQSNERVSELLRNLGNNSPWLVKPELVEITSANVSLSQRDQRRVANFTIRIGLKRPTDAQKAAADKALATATAQSKG
- a CDS encoding type 4a pilus biogenesis protein PilO, encoding MASKRSLPKVDVGVALQRFSEQFRGLNPNDPSVWPAVPRYALCLAVTAFVLVALWFVWLTNSNDELEAERGKEVTLKADYQKKVAQAANLDLLKKQREQVQQYVTLLEKQLPSKAEMDALLSDINQAGLGRSLQFELFRPGQVVVKDYYAELPIAVRVTGKYHDMGAFVADVAGLSRIVTLNGVTITPQKDKDTLTMDATARTFRYLDDDERAAQKRAAAPKAKK